A genomic window from Silene latifolia isolate original U9 population chromosome Y, ASM4854445v1, whole genome shotgun sequence includes:
- the LOC141630799 gene encoding uncharacterized protein LOC141630799, with protein sequence MGALCAQENEDGKERALYYLSRTLVGAELDYSPIEKMCLALIFAIQKLRHYFQAHTVHVISKADPIKYILSRPVLSGRLAKWAVLLKQYDIVYIPQKAVKGQALADFLADHPVPGKWSFSDELPGEKVFYIDVLTSWQMYFDGAARQDGAGAGVIFISPEKHLLTYSFILPELCTNNAAEYQALIIGAQMALEMGCKDLDIYGDATLIINHLLGAYEVKEESLVPYHKLASRCLQKLDSVFLGHIPRSANKMADTLTNLAATLALGASIPSSVPICKRWVVLPEEEDDDLTEDVNAISVYVINKEDWRQPIIDYLEHKKLSNDPRHKTEVRRRSARFIYYKGILYRRSFNGLWLRCLDEDEGMHTMEEAHAGICGAHQSGPKLCDRIIRMGYYWPTMVQDCMEYAKKCDACQFHGNFIHQPPEVLHPTVASWPFEAWGLDVVGPLPTKSSAGDLFILAGTG encoded by the coding sequence ATGGGGGCATTATGTGCTCAAGAGAATGAAGACGGTAAAGAAAGAGCCCTATACTATTTGAGTCGCACACTTGTTGGAGCCGAATTGGATTATTCGCCCATTGAGAAGATGTGTTTAGCTCTCATCTTCGCCATCCAAAAGTTGCGCCATTACTTTCAAGCTCACACCGTCCACGTCATTTCTAAAGCTGATCCGATCAAGTACATTTTGTCGAGGCCAGTGCTCTCGGGACGACTCGCCAAATGGGCCGTGCTGTTGAAGCAGTATGACATAGTTTACATTCCTCAAAAGGCTGTCAAGGGACAAGCGTTGGCAGATTTCTTAGCGGATCATCCAGTTCCGGGAAAATGGAGCTTTTCTGACGAACTTCCCGGAGAAAAAGTCTTCTACATTGACGTTCTTACTTCTTGGCAGATGTACTTTGATGGAGCCGCTCGTCAAGACGGAGCAGGAGCCGGAGTCATATTCATTTCGCCGGAAAAACATCTCCTGACATATTCATTTATACTTCCAGAGTTGTGCACAAATAACGCCGCCGAATATCAAGCTTTGATCATAGGCGCACAAATGGCTCTCGAAATGGGATGCAAAGATCTAGACATATACGGTGATGCCACGTTGATAATCAATCATTTGCTCGGCGCGTACGAAGTCAAAGAAGAAAGTCTTGTACCATATCATAAATTAGCTTCCCGGTGCCTACAAAAACTTGATTCGGTCTTTTTAGGTCATATACCAAGGAGTGCCAACAAGATGGCCGACACTCTCACAAATCTCGCAGCCACTTTGGCACTGGGGGCAAGTATTCCTTCTTCAGTTCCGATTTGCAAAAGATGGGTAGTGTTGCCAGAAGAAGAGGATGACGATTTGACAGAAGACGTCAATGCAATTTCGGTCTATGTAATCAACAAAGAAGATTGGCGTCAGCCAATCATCGATTACTTGGAGCATAAAAAGTTGTCAAATGATCCCAGGCACAAGACAGAGGTGCGACGTCGCTCTGCCCGCTTTATCTACTACAAAGGTATTTTGTATCGTCGATCGTTTAATGGACTTTGGTTAAGATGCCTCGATGAAGATGAAGGTATGCACACCATGGAGGAGGCACATGCCGGCATATGCGGCGCTCACCAATCGGGACCGAAGTTGTGCGATCGAATCATAAGAATGGGCTATTATTGGCCGACAATGGTGCAAGATTGCATGGAGTATGCGAAGAAGTGTGATGCTTGTCAGTTTCATGGAAACTTCATTCATCAACCGCCTGAGGTGCTCCACCCTACAGTTGCATCGTGGCCATTTGAAGCTTGGGGACTCGATGTAGTTGGACCCTTACCAACTAAGTCGTCTGCCGGAGATCTATTCATCTTGGCCGGAACTGGTTAA